From the genome of Lycorma delicatula isolate Av1 chromosome 11, ASM4794821v1, whole genome shotgun sequence, one region includes:
- the LOC142332256 gene encoding uncharacterized protein LOC142332256 isoform X1: protein MTSSIILISLLAIWLSPTKNMIEAMNNLQFARQGSGFQVPTQYDPRLQFQNPSVPVSPYIQGLPPSQGLAPHQISFNQGLPSSQGMYNNQPGFPQTSGYTNNGFGYQQQSHPYYNPSASQRQQTQLLNGEANAAIPMEIKTSSDNLINKFTIMLNFLEPQLKKIVGHLQIVDDKVINFFTTTIHPVDRAKVAWIILKKIEKQEDVFITLQQLHNNAEVKDNEINIGLDSSPLPTYAELQETLQNIIRINGSPFGSLAQEMLNNLGRINGYSTAPDL, encoded by the exons ATGACATCTTCAATAATCTTAATTTCTCTGCTTGCTATTTGGTT atcacCGACTAAAAATATGATCGAAGCTATGAATAACTTACAATTTGCAAGACAAGGTTCAGGTTTTCAAGTGCCAACTCAATACGATCCAAGATTGCAATTTCAAAATCC gtcTGTTCCTGTTTCACCATACATTCAAGGATTACCGCCCAGTCAAGGATTAGCGCCTCATCAAATATCGTTCAATCAAGGATTACCGTCCAGTCAAGGAATGTATAATAATCAGCCTGGTTTTCCCCAAACCTCTGGCTACACAAA taatggCTTTGGATATCAACAACAATCACATCCATACTATAACCCGAGCGCCAGCCAGCG ccaACAAACTCAGTTACTTAATGGAGAAGCGAATGCTGCAATACCAATGGAGATAAAAACATCTTCCGACAATTT AATCAACAAATTTACTATTATGCTTAATTTCTTAGAACCCCAGTTGAAAAAGATAGTAggacatttacaaattgttgatgataaagtgataaattttttCACTACTACAATACACCCGGTTGATCGAGCTAAAGTTGCatggataatattaaaaaaaatagaaaaacaggaAGACGTATTTATAACGTTGCAGCAATTACACAATAATGCAGAAGtgaaagataatgaaataaatattggtcTAGACTCATCTCCATTACCTACTTATGCAGAATTACAGGAAACTCTACAAAATATAATCAGAATTAatgg gtcACCTTTTGGTTCCCTTGCACAAGAAATGTTGAATAATTTAGGGAGAATAAATGGTTATTCTACAGCTCCAGATCTTTAA
- the LOC142332256 gene encoding uncharacterized protein LOC142332256 isoform X2 — MTSSIILISLLAIWLSPTKNMIEAMNNLQFARQGSGFQVPTQYDPRLQFQNPSVPVSPYIQGLPPSQGLAPHQISFNQGLPSSQGMYNNQPGFPQTSGYTNQQTQLLNGEANAAIPMEIKTSSDNLINKFTIMLNFLEPQLKKIVGHLQIVDDKVINFFTTTIHPVDRAKVAWIILKKIEKQEDVFITLQQLHNNAEVKDNEINIGLDSSPLPTYAELQETLQNIIRINGSPFGSLAQEMLNNLGRINGYSTAPDL, encoded by the exons ATGACATCTTCAATAATCTTAATTTCTCTGCTTGCTATTTGGTT atcacCGACTAAAAATATGATCGAAGCTATGAATAACTTACAATTTGCAAGACAAGGTTCAGGTTTTCAAGTGCCAACTCAATACGATCCAAGATTGCAATTTCAAAATCC gtcTGTTCCTGTTTCACCATACATTCAAGGATTACCGCCCAGTCAAGGATTAGCGCCTCATCAAATATCGTTCAATCAAGGATTACCGTCCAGTCAAGGAATGTATAATAATCAGCCTGGTTTTCCCCAAACCTCTGGCTACACAAA ccaACAAACTCAGTTACTTAATGGAGAAGCGAATGCTGCAATACCAATGGAGATAAAAACATCTTCCGACAATTT AATCAACAAATTTACTATTATGCTTAATTTCTTAGAACCCCAGTTGAAAAAGATAGTAggacatttacaaattgttgatgataaagtgataaattttttCACTACTACAATACACCCGGTTGATCGAGCTAAAGTTGCatggataatattaaaaaaaatagaaaaacaggaAGACGTATTTATAACGTTGCAGCAATTACACAATAATGCAGAAGtgaaagataatgaaataaatattggtcTAGACTCATCTCCATTACCTACTTATGCAGAATTACAGGAAACTCTACAAAATATAATCAGAATTAatgg gtcACCTTTTGGTTCCCTTGCACAAGAAATGTTGAATAATTTAGGGAGAATAAATGGTTATTCTACAGCTCCAGATCTTTAA